The following proteins come from a genomic window of Pecten maximus unplaced genomic scaffold, xPecMax1.1, whole genome shotgun sequence:
- the LOC117320505 gene encoding uncharacterized protein LOC117320505 produces the protein MNNHDKDYHFFATDFTLDRVELKGLNTETPQVGDVPVTCFIPSDNEKDLFKNTLKILLAREMVTVPGFEWMNSILPDHIPHELEDDMAKKSEIFLLPVSLNNEISYSDCVHILDEYTEITNHWYSAAGRGGELDNLQIPVGGDQLTRVRLQGAKGLRAGARTAEQRFERLYPMVVEMFHVLQDFLEKLCKKFLNLSKGRDAGTLANMKCQIQRSNVNGKVKSRFKAHEDFVLTCGHSYFIAYIMKHFNITDGKPMHHALPDKIRSFINAKKREVFNNIMDEVVAEIFIPFELEEPITDEMHIQISIMTQPPVVFTTVARPDNGTVNVVLDVAGKKVIVSLKVDTLLHGCRVNIPGVTAPIKFVTFKPPKLEDDLNNYVVNFMQWYFIILQMKDALHEGDIYRINVILKQMIPFFYSHSAMSKYLTECIDYILKTEHTLSQQMSMKVRAASVVNPTGGIGNNKAADLQKENEVKYLKELIRGLGANKTEMAIVNVTRAAPVIASVCDAFDEQTKVKNLKSTHKVRSRSDDTSALLKTLQKLDIWSIHGGRQLQQKVKRSPFDFHRSHFKGIIKNTIKRLLRDLPAIHEDSDKSDSDDE, from the exons ATGAACAATCATGACAAGGACTATCATTTCTTTGCTACCGATTTTACCTTGGATCGCGTTGAATTGAAAGGACTAAATACAGAAACTCCCCAAGTTGGTGATGTGCCGGTCACTTGTTTTATTCCTTCTGACAACGAGAAAGACCTGTTCAAAAACACTTTGAAAATCCTTTTGGCAAGGGAAATGGTAACTGTTCCTGGATTTGAGTGGATGAACAGCATACTACCAGATCACATTCCACACGAACTTGAAGATGACATGGCCAAGAAATCCGAGATATTTCTCCTTCCAGTATCCCTAAACAACGAGATTTCATACTCTGACTGTGTTCACATCCTGGATGAGTACACCGAGATAACCAACCACTGGTATTCAGCAGCTGGCAGAG GAGGTGAATTGGATAATCTCCAGATTCCAGTAGGTGGTGATCAGCTGACAAGAGTCCGATTACAAGGTGCTAAAGGATTGAGAGCAGGAGCACGAACAGCAGAGCAGAGGTTTGAAAGGCTCTATCCAATGGTGGTGGAAATGTTTCATGTACTTCAAGATTTCTTGGAG AAGCTGTGCAAGAAATTCCTGAATTTGTCTAAAGGACGGGATGCAGGAACCTTAGCCAATATGAAGTGCCAGATTCAACGGTCCAATGTAAATGGGAAAGTTAAGAGTCGATTCAAA GCACATGAAGACTTTGTGCTGACATGTGGCCACAGCTATTTCATTGCCTACATCATGAAGCATTTCAACATCACAGATGGGAAACCAATGCACCATGCCCTTCCTGACAAGATCCGCAGCTTCATCAATGCCAAGAAGAGAGAAGTTTTTAACAACATTATGGATGAAGTTGTGGCAGAGATATTCATACCATTTGAGCTGGAG GAACCAATCACGGATGAGATGCACATCCAGATATCCATCATGACGCAGCCACCAGTAGTATTCACAACTGTGGCACGCCCCGACAATGGTACTGTGAATGTAGTGTTGGATGTTGCAGGAAAAAAGGTAATTGTGTCTCTCAAAGTGGACACACTACTTCATGGATGTCGTGTTAACATACCAGGAGTGACTGCACCCATCAAGTTCGTGACATTTAAACCACCGAAACTTGAGGATGATCTCAACAACTATGTGGTGAATTTCATGCAGTGGTATTTTATTATTCTGCAAATGAAAGATGCTTTGCACGAGGGAGACATATACAGAATCAATGTCATTCTCAAGCAGATGATTCCATTTTTCTACAGTCATTCTGCTATGTCGAAATATCTAACTGAGTGCATAGACTATATCTTAAAAACAGAACACACTCTATCACAACAAATGTCAATGAAAGTAAGGGCAGCTTCTGTTGTAAATCCGACCGGTGGTATTGGAAATAATAAGGCTGCAGACCTTCAAAAGGAAAATGAAGTCAAGTATTTGAAGGAACTTATTCGTGGCCTTGGTGCTAACAAAACCGAGATGGCTATTGTTAATGTCACCAGGGCAGCACCAGTAATAGCGAGTGTGTGTGATGCCTTTGACGAGCAGACAAAGGTAAAGAACCTgaagtcaacacacaaggtcCGTAGTAGGTCAGATGACACAAGTGCTCTGTTGAAAACACTACAGAAATTGGATATTTGGAGTATTCATGGTGGACGTCAGTTGCAACAGAAAGTCAAGCGTTCTCCATTCGATTTTCACAGAAGTCATTTCAAAGGCATCATTAAAAACACTATAAAGAGGTTGTTAAGAGATCTGCCTGCTATCCATGAGGACAGTGACAAATCTGACAGTGATGATGAATAG